A single Desulfobaculum xiamenense DNA region contains:
- a CDS encoding glycosyltransferase codes for MRMTLCVLCWNELAGCRNDVPRLPLDAFEEVYALDGGSTDGTAEFLRDAGIDVRTQRVRGYSAAYFEAFSHCTTDAVVLYHPKGTLDPACVLEFRERFERGAELVIASRNAPGARNEEDDRLLRPRKWFVQALSAICAGLWTRGGVHVDDVLHGVRGCTVDAFRRMDLEPTGLCIDLEMVIRAYRMGVVCAEFPVREHARIAGSTHFSALPTGWKLLRFLAREIVGGRGGRAQGNVAVSPVVMGGKEDTR; via the coding sequence ATGCGGATGACTCTGTGCGTGCTGTGCTGGAACGAATTGGCCGGATGTCGGAACGACGTGCCGCGTCTGCCGCTTGATGCCTTCGAGGAGGTCTACGCGCTGGATGGCGGGAGCACCGACGGCACCGCCGAATTCCTGCGGGACGCGGGCATCGACGTGCGTACGCAGCGTGTGCGGGGCTACAGCGCCGCGTATTTCGAGGCGTTTTCGCACTGCACCACGGACGCCGTGGTCCTCTATCATCCCAAGGGCACGCTGGACCCTGCCTGCGTTCTGGAATTTCGCGAGCGCTTCGAGCGGGGGGCGGAACTGGTCATCGCCAGCCGCAACGCTCCCGGTGCGCGCAACGAGGAGGACGACCGGCTGCTGCGGCCGCGCAAGTGGTTCGTGCAGGCACTTTCGGCCATCTGCGCGGGCCTGTGGACTCGTGGGGGCGTGCACGTGGATGATGTGCTGCACGGCGTGCGGGGCTGCACTGTGGATGCGTTCCGGCGCATGGACCTTGAGCCGACAGGGCTGTGCATTGATCTGGAAATGGTCATCCGCGCCTATCGCATGGGCGTGGTGTGTGCGGAGTTCCCCGTGCGCGAGCATGCGCGCATCGCGGGGAGCACGCATTTCAGCGCCTTGCCCACCGGCTGGAAGCTCCTGCGTTTTCTCGCGCGGGAGATTGTCGGCGGGCGGGGTGGACGTGCGCAGGGAAACGTCGCCGTGTCCCCGGTGGTCATGGGCGGCAAGGAGGACACGCGATGA
- a CDS encoding protoporphyrinogen/coproporphyrinogen oxidase, translating to MRVAYAILGAGPSGLAFANALRLAGEESFVVLEREAEPGGLCRSHEVDGAPLDIGGGHFLDVRDREVLDFLFAFMPEDEWTRHVRRSTIRYHGREMGYPFEANLWRLPVDEQLEFLVSVAEAGCNRGLPRPEGFVEWIVWKLGRRIADEYMLAYNAKLWGDDLDRLGTYWMDKLPDVSLRDTLQSCLERRPAGRIPAHGEFYYPRVGGYGELWRRMGRALGDRLLLSTPVESVDAQRRVINGVIEAGCIVSSIPWPQWTAFTGIPGEVRASMRALGHVGIRVDYSPAQPKSDAHWVYVPDRDVPHHRELNRCNFLPGSRGGWTETNAARGGDVGVFSHVNEYAYPLNTVDKPAHMRRILEWAASRAIHGLGRWGLWEHMNSDVAVARGMALARELCPNEADATCG from the coding sequence ATGCGCGTCGCATACGCCATTCTCGGTGCAGGGCCGTCCGGACTTGCATTCGCCAACGCACTACGCCTCGCGGGGGAGGAGTCCTTCGTGGTCCTCGAAAGGGAGGCGGAGCCGGGCGGACTGTGCCGTAGCCACGAGGTGGACGGCGCGCCGCTCGACATCGGCGGTGGGCACTTTCTCGACGTGCGCGACCGCGAGGTGCTGGACTTCCTGTTTGCCTTCATGCCCGAGGACGAGTGGACGCGCCATGTGCGGCGCTCCACCATCCGCTACCATGGGCGCGAGATGGGGTATCCCTTCGAGGCCAACCTGTGGCGGCTACCCGTGGACGAGCAGTTGGAGTTTCTCGTTTCCGTGGCCGAGGCCGGGTGTAATCGCGGACTGCCGCGGCCCGAGGGCTTCGTGGAGTGGATCGTGTGGAAGCTCGGGCGCAGGATCGCCGACGAGTACATGCTGGCCTACAACGCCAAGCTGTGGGGCGACGACCTCGATCGCCTCGGCACCTACTGGATGGACAAACTGCCAGACGTCTCCCTGCGTGACACGCTTCAGAGCTGTCTGGAGCGGCGGCCTGCCGGGCGCATCCCTGCGCATGGGGAGTTCTACTATCCGCGCGTGGGCGGCTATGGGGAGCTGTGGCGGCGCATGGGGCGCGCCCTCGGCGACAGGCTTCTGCTTTCGACGCCGGTGGAGAGCGTGGACGCGCAGCGCAGGGTGATCAACGGGGTGATCGAGGCCGGGTGCATCGTGAGCAGCATTCCGTGGCCGCAGTGGACGGCTTTCACTGGCATTCCCGGCGAGGTGCGGGCGTCCATGCGTGCCCTCGGGCATGTGGGCATCCGCGTGGACTACAGCCCGGCACAGCCGAAGAGCGATGCGCACTGGGTCTACGTGCCGGATCGCGACGTGCCCCACCATCGCGAGTTGAACCGCTGCAATTTCCTGCCCGGTTCGCGCGGCGGGTGGACGGAGACCAATGCCGCGCGCGGCGGCGACGTCGGCGTATTCAGCCACGTGAACGAGTACGCCTATCCGCTCAATACGGTGGACAAGCCCGCGCACATGCGCCGCATTCTGGAGTGGGCCGCGTCGCGCGCCATCCATGGGCTTGGGCGCTGGGGGCTGTGGGAACACATGAACTCGGACGTGGCCGTGGCGCGGGGGATGGCCCTTGCGCGGGAGCTGTGCCCAAACGAGGCGGATGCGACATGCGGATGA
- a CDS encoding B12-binding domain-containing radical SAM protein: protein MAKVLLVYPSLRLLGYRFPYSLIPIANYLKAHGHEAVIFDAQVEDMRDFSPEGYDMVGFSILSGPQIRSALDMAAIVRERAPDTPIVFGGVHATLLPEQTAEHPLVDIVTRQEGEETTCELVETLVSGGDLSAVRGLTYRRDGEVVSTPDRPFLNLDDTPFLNYDFLKTERYVEFQRKPSIIYLETSRGCPHKCGFCYDPVFHKRKWRSKSPERVVDELEFVARKYGVQQVWFTDDEFAVSKKRVAAIAELMIRRNVKVKWPIFSRANYVVDYDREFLDLIRRSGCDWINFGVESGSPRILDLINKQITIDQVIRSVEILRDNDINAGLSFMIGFPGETLDEMRQTFELIDRCSSMYDKVWIGQISAFTPLPGTALMSECVRHGFRPPQSLEEWGEYYYNDPKNLAHFEKSLFRLIRTITLLTKFDFAYRGYRGAGILERRKVLKLIHYVLCRIAQWRWQRKQFSFPVEWVALDYALSWLKFGER, encoded by the coding sequence ATGGCCAAGGTGCTTCTGGTTTATCCGAGTCTGCGGCTTCTGGGCTACCGCTTTCCCTATTCGCTCATCCCCATCGCCAACTACCTGAAGGCGCACGGGCACGAGGCCGTCATTTTCGACGCGCAGGTCGAGGACATGCGCGACTTCTCGCCCGAGGGCTACGACATGGTGGGCTTTTCCATCCTGTCCGGCCCGCAGATTCGAAGCGCTCTCGACATGGCGGCCATCGTGCGCGAACGCGCTCCGGACACGCCCATCGTCTTCGGCGGTGTGCATGCCACGCTTCTGCCCGAGCAGACGGCGGAACACCCGCTGGTGGACATCGTGACGCGGCAGGAAGGCGAGGAAACCACCTGCGAGTTGGTCGAGACACTGGTCTCGGGCGGAGACCTCTCCGCCGTGCGCGGGTTGACCTATCGCCGGGACGGGGAGGTCGTCTCCACGCCGGACAGGCCGTTTCTCAATCTCGATGACACGCCGTTTCTCAACTACGATTTCCTGAAGACGGAGCGCTATGTGGAATTCCAGCGCAAGCCGTCGATCATCTACCTTGAGACGAGCCGGGGGTGCCCGCACAAGTGCGGCTTTTGCTACGACCCCGTCTTCCACAAGCGCAAGTGGCGCTCCAAGTCGCCCGAGCGGGTGGTGGACGAGCTGGAATTCGTGGCGCGCAAGTATGGCGTGCAGCAGGTGTGGTTCACGGACGACGAGTTCGCCGTCTCGAAGAAGCGCGTGGCGGCCATCGCCGAGTTGATGATTCGCCGCAACGTCAAGGTGAAGTGGCCCATCTTCTCCCGCGCCAACTACGTGGTGGACTACGACCGCGAGTTTCTGGATCTCATCCGCCGCTCCGGATGCGACTGGATCAACTTCGGCGTGGAGTCCGGTTCGCCGCGCATTCTCGACCTCATCAACAAGCAGATCACCATCGATCAGGTCATCCGGTCCGTGGAGATTCTGCGCGACAACGACATCAACGCCGGGCTGTCGTTCATGATCGGTTTCCCGGGTGAAACGCTCGACGAGATGCGCCAGACCTTCGAGCTTATCGACCGCTGCTCGTCCATGTACGACAAGGTGTGGATCGGCCAGATTTCGGCCTTCACGCCGCTGCCGGGGACGGCGCTCATGAGCGAGTGCGTGCGCCACGGGTTCAGGCCGCCGCAGTCGCTGGAGGAGTGGGGCGAGTACTACTATAACGATCCCAAGAACCTCGCCCACTTCGAGAAGTCGCTCTTCCGGCTCATTCGCACCATCACGCTGTTGACCAAGTTCGACTTCGCGTATCGCGGCTACCGGGGCGCGGGGATTCTGGAGCGGCGCAAGGTGCTCAAGCTCATCCACTACGTCCTCTGCCGCATCGCCCAGTGGCGCTGGCAGCGAAAGCAGTTCTCCTTCCCGGTGGAGTGGGTGGCGCTGGACTATGCGCTGAGTTGGCTCAAGTTCGGAGAGAGGTAG
- a CDS encoding sulfatase, translating to MKRRRFLKLCGAAAAASMFAPGCSFMSVEGDAPPVRHLADALVAEGADAAAKAQTVTLGALTMPAVRTELGRVWGMDDVRIAPTTRFEVHFGLGKDAQDRDVRVTLNGPGGSVTRTVRLAPGTFSPVTMDVGGAGRGGRFTLAVEGLGGGDVFIGNPVFVTPGRRRGAPCVFLITVDTLRADHLSAYGYHRQTSPVFDAHAREGVLFERAYSAAPWTRPSYASLFTGLPPSVHRTVPRKPGVPGLVSGEEALGAQFVSLAERFRAAGYMTVGIHSVGNLAPAFGFAAGFDRYEYVAEMETRAEGGRVHRVGLAGESAEALIRAVRAYRDVPLFVFVNILDPHTPYNPPASVRKAFLDPTDPAYDTLEGFSIGAGCYECTFDMRPENIVALYDAEIAFTDWQLGRIIGELRRAGLYDDSLVVVTSDHGEELGDHGGWGHGFKLYDEHVRVPLWMRMPGRLPDARVVPDAVGQMALAPTILELAGIPHRPEFFWEPGLVPLIRGEAEAAPVYVEEINHGKAIEPLDAIIHGGRKLVRGWGSGRVECYDLQGDPRERHDIAASSGEAGRTLFAGLSGARGRIEAFRERFASAATATPAMERDPALLQRLKDLGYL from the coding sequence ATGAAGAGAAGACGTTTCCTCAAGCTCTGTGGCGCGGCGGCAGCGGCATCGATGTTCGCTCCGGGGTGCTCGTTTATGTCCGTGGAGGGGGATGCTCCGCCGGTGCGGCACCTGGCGGACGCGCTGGTGGCGGAGGGGGCCGATGCGGCCGCGAAGGCGCAGACCGTGACCCTCGGCGCGCTGACCATGCCCGCCGTGCGAACGGAGCTTGGCCGGGTGTGGGGTATGGATGACGTGCGCATTGCGCCGACCACGCGGTTCGAAGTGCATTTCGGTCTGGGCAAGGATGCGCAGGACCGCGATGTGCGGGTAACGCTGAACGGGCCGGGCGGTTCCGTGACGCGTACGGTCCGCCTTGCGCCGGGCACGTTTTCGCCAGTGACGATGGACGTCGGCGGCGCGGGACGCGGTGGGCGGTTCACGCTGGCCGTGGAGGGGCTTGGCGGCGGGGATGTGTTCATCGGCAATCCCGTGTTCGTCACGCCGGGGCGGCGGCGCGGTGCACCCTGCGTGTTTCTGATCACAGTGGACACGCTACGGGCCGATCATCTCTCGGCCTATGGCTATCATCGCCAGACTTCGCCGGTCTTCGACGCCCATGCCCGCGAAGGGGTGCTTTTCGAGCGGGCCTACTCCGCCGCGCCGTGGACGCGTCCGAGTTATGCCTCGCTGTTCACGGGGCTTCCGCCCTCCGTGCACCGGACGGTGCCGCGCAAGCCCGGCGTGCCGGGGCTCGTGTCCGGCGAAGAGGCACTGGGGGCGCAGTTCGTTTCTCTGGCGGAGCGATTTCGTGCGGCCGGGTATATGACCGTCGGCATCCATTCCGTGGGGAATTTGGCTCCGGCGTTCGGCTTTGCCGCTGGCTTCGACCGCTATGAATACGTCGCCGAGATGGAAACCCGCGCCGAGGGCGGCCGCGTCCACCGGGTGGGGCTTGCGGGCGAGTCGGCGGAAGCGCTCATCCGCGCCGTTCGCGCCTACCGCGATGTGCCGCTTTTCGTCTTCGTGAACATCCTCGACCCGCATACGCCGTACAATCCGCCAGCGAGCGTGCGCAAGGCGTTTCTGGACCCCACCGACCCGGCCTATGACACGCTGGAGGGCTTCTCCATCGGCGCGGGCTGCTACGAGTGCACCTTCGACATGCGTCCCGAGAACATTGTGGCGCTCTACGACGCCGAAATCGCGTTCACGGATTGGCAGCTCGGGCGCATCATCGGCGAATTGCGCCGCGCCGGACTGTATGACGACTCCCTCGTCGTTGTTACCTCGGACCATGGCGAGGAGCTTGGCGATCATGGCGGCTGGGGGCATGGCTTCAAGCTCTACGACGAGCACGTGCGGGTTCCCCTGTGGATGCGCATGCCGGGTCGCCTGCCCGATGCTCGCGTCGTGCCGGACGCCGTCGGGCAGATGGCCCTTGCGCCGACGATTCTCGAACTCGCCGGAATCCCTCATCGGCCGGAATTTTTCTGGGAGCCGGGGCTTGTGCCGCTGATTCGTGGCGAGGCCGAGGCCGCACCCGTGTACGTGGAGGAAATCAACCACGGCAAGGCCATCGAACCTCTCGACGCCATCATCCATGGCGGACGCAAGCTGGTGCGAGGCTGGGGCAGTGGCCGTGTGGAATGCTACGACCTGCAAGGCGATCCCCGAGAGAGGCATGATATCGCCGCATCGTCTGGCGAGGCGGGGCGTACCCTGTTCGCCGGGCTTTCCGGTGCGCGCGGCAGAATCGAAGCCTTCCGGGAGCGCTTCGCCTCGGCAGCAACGGCCACCCCCGCCATGGAGCGCGATCCCGCGCTACTCCAGCGGCTCAAGGATCTCGGATACCTGTGA